The following proteins are encoded in a genomic region of Streptomyces collinus Tu 365:
- a CDS encoding sensor histidine kinase, with the protein MSALGCVVLALAALALFALGAVLGHAGARRQHENPAGPGTPVERATFHTLHTASLAAPPLRAGLTPDTARKAARRLRPLLGTVALALTDEESVLAWDGVGDHHRAGTEAHLAHVLRTGRAQTFALSCGNDTCPVRWGVLAPLGVDGRAPGTLAAFGDEESAVMVRAAAEVARWVSVQLELAELDRARSGVIEAEIRALRAQISPHFVYNSLASIASFVRTDPERARELLLEFADFTRYSFRRGGDFTTLAEELRSIEQYLELARARFGRRLEVTLRIAPEVLPVTLPFLCLQPLVENALKHGLEESADRGRVTIVAEDEGTEARVVIEDNGVGMDPQRLRDLLRGRGGPSAGIGLSNVDMRLRQVYGDDHGLVIETGVGAGTKITVRIPKFRPGIVP; encoded by the coding sequence ATGAGCGCGCTCGGGTGCGTCGTGCTGGCGCTCGCCGCGCTCGCGCTCTTCGCCCTCGGCGCCGTACTCGGCCATGCGGGCGCCCGCCGGCAGCACGAGAACCCGGCAGGCCCGGGCACCCCGGTCGAACGGGCCACCTTCCACACCCTGCACACCGCCTCGCTCGCCGCACCGCCGCTGCGCGCCGGCCTCACCCCCGACACCGCCCGCAAGGCGGCCCGGCGGCTGCGCCCCCTGCTCGGCACGGTCGCCCTCGCCCTGACCGACGAGGAGTCCGTGCTCGCCTGGGACGGCGTCGGCGACCACCACCGCGCCGGGACCGAGGCCCACCTCGCCCACGTGCTGCGCACCGGACGCGCCCAGACCTTCGCGCTGTCCTGCGGCAACGACACCTGCCCGGTCCGCTGGGGCGTCCTCGCACCGCTCGGCGTCGACGGCCGCGCCCCCGGCACACTCGCCGCGTTCGGCGACGAGGAGTCCGCCGTCATGGTCCGCGCCGCCGCCGAGGTGGCCCGCTGGGTCTCCGTACAGCTCGAACTCGCCGAACTCGACCGGGCCCGCTCCGGCGTCATCGAGGCCGAGATCCGCGCCCTGCGCGCCCAGATCTCCCCGCACTTCGTCTACAACTCGCTCGCCAGCATCGCCTCGTTCGTCCGCACCGACCCCGAGCGGGCCCGCGAACTGCTCCTGGAGTTCGCCGACTTCACCCGCTACTCGTTCCGCCGGGGCGGCGACTTCACCACCCTGGCCGAGGAGCTGCGCTCGATCGAGCAGTACCTCGAACTCGCCCGCGCCCGCTTCGGCCGCCGCCTCGAGGTCACCCTGCGCATCGCCCCCGAGGTGCTGCCGGTCACCCTCCCGTTCCTCTGCCTGCAGCCCCTCGTCGAGAACGCCCTCAAACACGGCCTGGAGGAGTCCGCGGACCGCGGCCGCGTCACCATCGTCGCGGAGGACGAGGGGACCGAGGCCCGGGTCGTCATCGAGGACAACGGCGTCGGCATGGACCCGCAGCGGCTGCGCGACCTCCTGCGCGGCCGGGGCGGCCCGTCCGCGGGGATCGGCCTGAGCAACGTGGACATGCGCCTGCGCCAGGTGTACGGCGACGATCACGGTCTCGTCATCGAGACCGGGGTCGGCGCCGGCACGAAGATCACCGTACGGATCCCGAAGTTCCGCCCCGGCATCGTCCCGTGA
- a CDS encoding IclR family transcriptional regulator: MAGPVQSIERAAAILRLLAGGPRRLGLGEVAASLGLAKGTAHGILRTLQHVDFVEQDAATGKYQLGAALLHLGTSYLDVNELRSRSLNWADALAARSGEAVRLGTPLEDRVLVVHHVFRPDDTLQTLDVGALLPLHASSLGKVLLAFGTATMESAQQAGLEPYTRHTLVTAEQLTRALGEVRELGWAAEIQEMSMGEAGLAAPIRGHGGLVVGAIGLSGPVERICDSQGHPRPGLITLLREAARAISRDLGAARW; this comes from the coding sequence ATGGCCGGCCCAGTCCAGTCGATCGAGCGGGCGGCGGCGATCCTGCGTCTGCTCGCCGGCGGACCCCGCCGACTCGGGCTCGGCGAGGTGGCCGCCTCGCTCGGGCTGGCCAAGGGGACCGCCCACGGCATCCTGCGCACCCTCCAGCACGTGGACTTCGTGGAGCAGGACGCGGCCACCGGCAAGTACCAGCTCGGAGCCGCCCTGCTGCACCTGGGCACCAGCTACCTGGACGTCAACGAACTGCGCTCGCGCTCGCTGAACTGGGCCGACGCCCTGGCCGCCCGCAGCGGCGAAGCGGTACGCCTCGGGACCCCGCTGGAGGACCGGGTGCTCGTCGTCCACCACGTGTTCCGGCCGGACGACACGCTCCAGACCCTGGACGTCGGCGCGCTGCTGCCGCTGCACGCGTCCTCGCTGGGCAAGGTGCTCCTGGCCTTCGGGACCGCGACCATGGAGTCGGCCCAGCAGGCGGGCCTCGAGCCGTACACCCGGCACACCCTGGTGACCGCGGAGCAGCTCACCCGCGCGCTCGGCGAGGTGAGGGAGCTCGGCTGGGCCGCCGAGATCCAGGAGATGAGCATGGGCGAGGCCGGCCTCGCCGCGCCGATCCGGGGGCACGGCGGCCTCGTCGTGGGGGCCATCGGTCTGTCCGGTCCCGTCGAGCGGATCTGCGACAGCCAGGGACACCCGCGCCCCGGCCTGATCACCCTGCTCCGGGAGGCCGCGCGGGCGATCTCCAGAGACCTGGGAGCCGCTCGCTGGTAG
- a CDS encoding IclR family transcriptional regulator has product MGADGGPTLITSVQRAFRLLEAVSAHENGAPAKQLARETDLPLATAYHLLRTLVHDGYVRKLDDGGFVLGDRLKSLHASGRSQTLLSRIRPALAALRDELATATYLTFYEAGEIRVAEIVDGPRTPRVDLWVGFEDAGHATALGKCVLREMDGESRRDYLSRHHLADLTPRTVTSAAELLRRLEDSPLAPAVTDIEEYTLGTVCVAVPVYSGDMIGSLGVSLPVERSARLQDIRARLLPTAGRVTRGLSLTI; this is encoded by the coding sequence ATGGGCGCGGACGGCGGACCCACGCTGATCACCTCCGTGCAGCGGGCCTTCCGCCTGCTGGAGGCGGTGAGCGCGCACGAGAACGGCGCGCCCGCGAAGCAGCTGGCACGGGAGACGGACCTGCCCCTGGCCACCGCCTACCACCTGCTGCGCACCCTCGTCCACGACGGATACGTCCGCAAGCTCGACGACGGCGGCTTCGTCCTCGGGGACCGGCTGAAGTCGCTGCACGCCTCCGGCCGGTCGCAGACGCTGCTGAGCCGGATCCGCCCGGCCCTCGCCGCCCTCCGGGACGAACTGGCCACCGCCACCTACCTGACCTTCTACGAGGCGGGCGAGATCAGGGTCGCCGAGATCGTCGACGGCCCCCGCACCCCGAGGGTCGACCTCTGGGTGGGCTTCGAGGACGCCGGACACGCCACCGCGCTCGGCAAGTGCGTGCTGCGGGAGATGGACGGGGAGTCCCGCCGGGACTACCTCTCCCGGCACCACCTGGCCGACCTCACCCCGCGGACCGTCACCAGCGCCGCGGAGCTGCTCCGCAGGCTGGAGGACTCCCCGCTGGCGCCGGCGGTGACCGACATCGAGGAGTACACGCTCGGCACGGTGTGCGTCGCCGTGCCCGTCTACAGCGGGGACATGATCGGCTCGCTCGGCGTCTCGCTGCCGGTGGAGCGCAGCGCCCGGCTCCAGGACATCCGGGCCCGGCTGCTCCCGACCGCGGGCCGGGTGACCAGGGGCCTGTCGCTCACTATCTGA
- a CDS encoding DUF6817 domain-containing protein, translating into MLRGLGAEDVPHPGGTLLAHLLRVRELLGTWGARPALRLAGLCHAFYGTDGFPTGLLPPDRRADLVAVIGAEAEAIVHLYASCDRKATYPGLGRPDGPFRDRFTGASHLPEPRARRDFAELSAANELDLARLDPAFREQWGPELLTLFTRVRHLLSADAWRDCRTVLAPTTA; encoded by the coding sequence CTGCTGCGCGGACTCGGCGCCGAGGACGTCCCGCACCCCGGCGGCACGCTCCTGGCGCACCTGCTGCGCGTACGCGAGCTGCTCGGGACGTGGGGCGCGCGGCCCGCCCTCCGGCTCGCAGGTCTCTGCCACGCGTTCTACGGCACCGACGGCTTCCCCACCGGACTGCTGCCCCCGGACCGCCGTGCCGACCTCGTGGCGGTGATCGGCGCCGAGGCCGAGGCGATCGTCCACCTGTACGCCTCCTGCGACCGCAAGGCCACCTACCCCGGCCTCGGCCGGCCGGACGGTCCCTTCCGCGACCGCTTCACCGGAGCGTCCCACCTGCCGGAGCCCCGGGCGCGACGGGACTTCGCCGAGCTGTCGGCAGCGAACGAACTCGACCTCGCCCGCCTCGACCCCGCCTTCCGCGAGCAGTGGGGACCGGAACTCCTCACTCTGTTCACCCGGGTCCGGCACCTGCTGAGCGCGGACGCGTGGCGGGACTGCCGTACGGTCCTGGCGCCCACCACGGCATGA
- a CDS encoding xanthine dehydrogenase family protein molybdopterin-binding subunit, producing the protein MPPIGPPQENPRHSLPGDHPGDAPVDPRDDPMARTGLPADAPAAGGGPSYTEPVDRPAGQREDSGGPAGRDAPPQTRPDASPADDHTAGGGPRGALGAPAARREGLLKVTGAARYAAEHPLPGRAHAWPVPAAVARGRVTGVDTTAALVLPGVLAVLTPGDAPRLGPTDDGTLAVLQNPRVPHRGWCVALVVAETLETARAAAGAVRVTYVTEDADVRLRPDHPAAYEPEKAGGAPGRFELGDPEGAFAAAGVRVDVDYRVPPLHNHPMEPHATTAVWDGDRLTVYTSTQGGTTVRSVLAELFELPEDRITVVGEHVGGGFGSKGTPRPDVVLAAMAARRTGRPVTLAYPRRTLPTVVGHRAPTLNRLRLGATADGRLTTLLHEVTTHTSHVKEFVEYAGLPARVMYATPHLRSSHRVVPLDVPSPSWMRAPGEAPGMYALESAMDELADALGMDPVELRVRNEPDHEPAGGQPFSSRNVVACLREGARRFGWDTRDPRPAVRAEGPLLLGTGVAAATYPFQIGASTASAQALPDGTFVVRLNAADIGTGARTVLAQVAADALGAPLDRVRADVGRSDLPPAPLAGGSSGTASWGWAVHEACTRLASRLAAHSGPLPAKGLTARADTAGRADADSPYARHAFGAHFAEVAVDTVTGEIRVRRLLGVYAAGRILNARTARSQFVGAMIMGLGMALTEGSTVDTAFGDFPECDLAAYHVPAHADVPDIEADWIEEDDPHLNPMGSKGVGEIGIVGTAAAVGNAVHHATGIRFRELPLTPDRILTGLLSER; encoded by the coding sequence GAACCCCCGCCACAGCCTGCCCGGGGACCACCCCGGGGACGCGCCCGTGGACCCGCGGGACGACCCGATGGCGCGCACCGGGCTGCCGGCCGACGCCCCCGCCGCCGGTGGCGGCCCGTCGTACACCGAGCCCGTGGACCGGCCCGCGGGGCAGCGTGAGGACTCCGGGGGCCCGGCCGGACGGGACGCGCCCCCGCAGACACGGCCGGACGCGTCCCCGGCGGACGACCACACCGCAGGCGGCGGCCCGCGCGGCGCGCTGGGCGCTCCCGCCGCACGGCGCGAGGGACTGCTGAAGGTCACCGGCGCCGCCCGCTACGCGGCCGAGCACCCGCTGCCCGGCCGGGCCCACGCCTGGCCGGTGCCCGCCGCCGTGGCCCGGGGCCGGGTCACCGGCGTGGACACCACGGCCGCCCTCGTGCTGCCCGGTGTCCTCGCCGTCCTCACCCCCGGCGACGCCCCCCGCCTCGGCCCGACGGACGACGGCACCCTCGCCGTGCTGCAGAACCCCCGGGTGCCGCACCGCGGCTGGTGCGTCGCCCTGGTCGTCGCCGAGACCCTGGAGACGGCCCGCGCCGCCGCCGGGGCGGTCCGCGTCACCTACGTCACCGAGGACGCCGACGTACGGCTGCGCCCCGACCACCCGGCCGCCTACGAACCCGAGAAGGCGGGCGGAGCACCCGGCCGGTTCGAACTCGGCGACCCGGAGGGCGCGTTCGCGGCGGCCGGGGTCCGCGTGGACGTCGACTACCGGGTCCCGCCCCTGCACAACCACCCGATGGAACCGCACGCGACCACCGCCGTCTGGGACGGCGACCGGCTCACGGTGTACACCTCCACCCAGGGCGGCACGACCGTCCGCTCCGTCCTCGCCGAACTGTTCGAGCTGCCCGAGGACCGGATCACGGTCGTCGGCGAGCACGTCGGCGGCGGCTTCGGCTCCAAGGGCACCCCGCGGCCCGACGTCGTCCTCGCCGCCATGGCCGCGCGCCGCACCGGCCGGCCCGTCACCCTGGCCTACCCCCGCCGCACGCTCCCCACCGTCGTCGGCCACCGCGCCCCCACCCTGAACCGGCTGCGGCTCGGCGCCACCGCCGACGGCCGGCTCACCACCCTGCTGCACGAGGTGACCACCCACACCTCCCACGTCAAGGAGTTCGTGGAGTACGCCGGGCTGCCCGCCCGCGTCATGTACGCCACCCCGCACCTGCGCAGCTCCCACCGCGTGGTGCCGCTGGACGTGCCCAGCCCCTCCTGGATGCGCGCCCCCGGCGAGGCACCCGGCATGTACGCGCTGGAATCCGCCATGGACGAACTCGCCGACGCGCTCGGCATGGACCCGGTGGAGCTGCGCGTCCGCAACGAACCCGACCACGAGCCCGCCGGCGGACAGCCGTTCAGCAGCCGGAACGTCGTCGCCTGCCTGCGCGAGGGCGCCCGCCGCTTCGGCTGGGACACCCGCGACCCGCGTCCGGCCGTCCGCGCCGAGGGCCCGCTGCTCCTCGGCACCGGCGTGGCCGCGGCGACCTACCCCTTCCAGATCGGCGCCTCCACCGCCAGCGCGCAGGCCCTGCCGGACGGCACCTTCGTCGTCCGGCTGAACGCGGCCGACATCGGCACCGGAGCCCGTACCGTGCTCGCCCAGGTCGCCGCCGACGCGCTCGGCGCGCCCCTGGACCGGGTGCGCGCCGACGTGGGCCGCAGCGACCTGCCGCCGGCCCCACTGGCGGGCGGCTCCTCCGGCACCGCCTCCTGGGGCTGGGCGGTGCACGAGGCCTGCACCCGGCTCGCGTCCCGCCTCGCCGCCCACAGCGGCCCGCTGCCCGCCAAGGGCCTGACGGCCCGCGCCGACACCGCGGGCCGGGCCGACGCCGACAGCCCCTACGCGCGGCACGCCTTCGGCGCGCACTTCGCCGAGGTGGCCGTCGACACGGTCACCGGCGAGATCCGGGTCCGCCGGCTGCTCGGCGTCTACGCCGCCGGACGCATCCTCAACGCCCGCACCGCCCGCTCCCAGTTCGTCGGCGCCATGATCATGGGCCTGGGCATGGCACTGACCGAGGGCAGCACCGTGGACACCGCGTTCGGCGACTTCCCGGAGTGCGACCTCGCCGCCTACCACGTGCCCGCGCACGCCGACGTGCCCGACATCGAGGCCGACTGGATCGAGGAGGACGACCCCCACCTCAACCCCATGGGCAGCAAGGGCGTCGGCGAGATCGGCATCGTCGGCACCGCCGCCGCCGTCGGCAACGCCGTCCACCACGCCACCGGGATCCGCTTCCGCGAGCTGCCGCTCACCCCGGACCGGATCCTCACCGGCCTGCTGTCCGAGCGGTGA
- a CDS encoding cation acetate symporter — protein sequence MNQTYAVAGVSAVVLATVLVGALGLRVSRTTSDFYVASRSVPPRLNAFAVSGEYLSAASFLGVAGLVLAHGADMLWFPIGYTAGFLVLLAFVAAPLRRSGAYTLPDFAEARLESRAVRRIAGVLVVGVGWLYLLPQLRGAGLTLRLLTGAPGWFGGLVVAAVVTVAVASGGMRSITFVQAFQYWLKLTALLVPAVFLLLAWRADHAPAPAWDERPVFQRSTEVRTDATLRLTVQEPVRITATGTVDGRALHGGPLTLDPGPHRIGPATTLRFPPGARVPLPDAGDGRAAASGWANPLASGREQHGLYATYGLILATFLGTMGLPHVVVRFYTNPDGRAARRTTVAVLGLLGAFYLLVPLYGVLGRLYAPDLLLTGDADAAVLVLPQRLIGGVGGDLLGALVAGGACAAFLSTVSGLTMSVAGVLAQDVLPALGIRHHRLATLPAIAVPTAANAVVSDLPVADAVGLAFAVSASSFCPLLVLGIWWRGLTPPGAVAGLLLGGGSALTAVTVTIAGGARSGLLHTLLAWPAVWSVPVGFTAMVLTSLATRDRTPASASATMARLHLPEATAGQGAGRTERRDAGRRAATRHPHERDPHRTERDAPAPGLDDAGPRDPGPRDPDSRDPGPRDRDSRGPGPGGPDSCGPGSGGPGSRDLSPRDPDSCGPGPGGPGPEPAV from the coding sequence TTGAACCAGACGTACGCAGTCGCCGGCGTGTCGGCCGTGGTCCTGGCCACGGTGCTCGTCGGCGCGCTGGGCCTGCGGGTCTCGCGCACCACCTCCGACTTCTACGTCGCCTCCCGCAGCGTCCCGCCCCGCCTCAACGCGTTCGCCGTCAGCGGCGAGTACCTCTCCGCCGCGTCCTTCCTCGGCGTCGCCGGACTCGTCCTCGCGCACGGCGCCGACATGCTGTGGTTCCCCATCGGCTACACCGCCGGCTTCCTGGTCCTGCTCGCCTTCGTCGCGGCTCCGCTGCGCCGCTCCGGCGCCTACACCCTCCCGGACTTCGCCGAGGCGCGCCTGGAGTCCCGGGCCGTCCGGCGGATCGCGGGCGTCCTCGTGGTCGGTGTCGGCTGGCTCTACCTGCTGCCCCAACTGCGCGGCGCGGGACTGACGTTGCGGCTGCTCACTGGCGCGCCCGGCTGGTTCGGCGGCCTGGTCGTGGCCGCCGTGGTGACGGTGGCCGTGGCCTCCGGCGGCATGCGCAGCATCACCTTCGTCCAGGCCTTCCAGTACTGGCTGAAGCTCACCGCGCTGCTGGTGCCCGCCGTGTTCCTGCTGCTCGCCTGGCGCGCGGACCACGCCCCGGCGCCGGCCTGGGACGAACGCCCCGTCTTCCAGCGCTCCACCGAGGTGCGCACCGACGCCACGCTGCGGCTCACCGTCCAGGAGCCCGTGCGGATCACGGCGACCGGCACCGTCGACGGACGCGCCCTGCACGGCGGCCCGCTCACCCTGGACCCGGGCCCGCACCGGATCGGCCCCGCCACCACCCTGCGCTTCCCGCCCGGCGCCCGTGTCCCGCTGCCCGACGCGGGGGACGGCCGGGCCGCCGCGTCCGGCTGGGCGAACCCGCTGGCGTCCGGCCGCGAACAGCACGGCCTCTACGCCACCTACGGCCTGATCCTCGCCACCTTCCTCGGCACCATGGGCCTCCCGCACGTCGTCGTCCGCTTCTACACCAACCCCGACGGCCGCGCCGCCCGCCGCACCACCGTCGCCGTGCTCGGCCTGCTCGGCGCCTTCTACCTGCTCGTCCCGCTCTACGGCGTGCTCGGCCGGCTGTACGCGCCCGACCTGCTGCTGACCGGCGACGCCGACGCGGCGGTCCTGGTCCTGCCGCAGCGGCTGATCGGCGGCGTCGGCGGCGACCTGCTCGGCGCGCTCGTCGCCGGCGGCGCCTGCGCGGCGTTCCTGTCCACCGTCTCCGGGCTCACCATGTCCGTGGCCGGCGTGCTCGCCCAGGACGTGCTGCCGGCCCTCGGCATCCGGCACCACCGGCTCGCGACCCTGCCGGCGATCGCGGTGCCCACCGCCGCCAACGCCGTCGTCAGCGACCTGCCCGTGGCCGACGCGGTCGGCCTCGCCTTCGCCGTGTCCGCCTCCTCGTTCTGCCCGCTGCTCGTCCTCGGCATCTGGTGGCGCGGACTCACCCCGCCCGGCGCGGTCGCCGGACTGCTCCTCGGCGGCGGCTCGGCGCTCACCGCCGTCACGGTGACCATCGCCGGGGGCGCCCGCTCCGGGCTGCTGCACACCCTGCTGGCCTGGCCCGCCGTCTGGTCCGTCCCGGTCGGCTTCACGGCGATGGTCCTGACCTCCCTGGCCACCCGTGACCGCACCCCCGCGAGCGCGTCCGCCACGATGGCCCGCCTGCACCTGCCGGAGGCGACGGCCGGGCAAGGGGCGGGGCGGACCGAACGGCGCGACGCGGGGAGGAGGGCGGCCACGCGGCACCCTCACGAGCGCGACCCGCACCGAACCGAGCGGGACGCCCCCGCCCCCGGCCTCGACGACGCCGGCCCCCGGGACCCGGGCCCCCGTGACCCCGACTCGCGTGACCCGGGCCCCCGTGACCGCGACTCGCGTGGCCCTGGCCCTGGCGGTCCCGACTCGTGTGGCCCCGGCTCCGGCGGGCCCGGCTCGCGCGACCTCAGCCCCCGCGACCCCGACTCGTGTGGCCCCGGCCCCGGCGGTCCCGGCCCGGAGCCCGCCGTATGA
- a CDS encoding ATP-binding protein, translating into MAAQLDTLLPETCEQVWMTPPVPGAVSDVRRGVGAVLAEWDVSPEIVEDSLLVVSELLTNAVIHALPPALLRLSWVRGEGVRTLHVEVTDAGPTLPAGHSRVGIDPDEHGRGEEIVHALATRHGIRVHAGGYTRWADLETV; encoded by the coding sequence ATGGCGGCACAGCTGGACACGCTGCTTCCCGAGACCTGCGAGCAGGTGTGGATGACGCCTCCCGTTCCCGGCGCCGTCTCCGACGTACGCCGGGGGGTGGGCGCGGTCCTCGCCGAGTGGGACGTGTCCCCGGAGATCGTCGAGGACTCCCTGCTCGTGGTGTCGGAGCTGCTCACCAACGCGGTGATCCACGCCCTGCCGCCGGCCCTGCTGCGGCTGTCCTGGGTCCGGGGCGAGGGGGTCCGCACCCTGCACGTCGAGGTCACCGACGCCGGCCCCACCCTGCCGGCCGGCCACTCCCGCGTCGGCATCGACCCGGACGAGCACGGCCGCGGCGAGGAGATAGTCCACGCCCTGGCGACCCGCCACGGCATACGCGTCCACGCGGGCGGCTACACCCGCTGGGCGGACCTCGAGACCGTCTGA
- a CDS encoding LytR/AlgR family response regulator transcription factor — protein MALRALAVDDEEPALEELLYLLGEDPRIGTVLPALDAREALRLLEQALRAGPEAPEAVDVVFLDINMPGLSGLELAGSLAGFAVPPLIVFVTAHEDFALRAFDLKAVDYLLKPLRKERFAEAVRRVAELSRAGQGPAGGLVDQVPVELGGVTRFVPIADITYVEAQGDYARLHTPRGSHLVRVALSTLEEQWRSRGFVRIHRSRLVALARIEELRVEGGNLSVRIGDRVLAVSRRNARDLRDLLARHAQGAR, from the coding sequence GTGGCGCTGCGCGCACTCGCGGTGGACGACGAGGAACCCGCGCTGGAGGAACTGCTGTACCTCCTGGGCGAGGACCCGCGGATCGGCACCGTCCTGCCCGCCCTGGACGCCCGCGAGGCGCTGCGACTGCTCGAACAAGCCCTGCGGGCGGGGCCGGAGGCGCCCGAGGCCGTCGACGTCGTCTTCCTCGACATCAACATGCCCGGGCTCAGCGGCCTCGAACTGGCGGGATCGCTCGCCGGTTTCGCCGTCCCGCCGCTGATCGTCTTCGTCACCGCCCACGAGGACTTCGCCCTGCGCGCGTTCGACCTCAAGGCCGTGGACTACCTCCTCAAGCCCCTGCGCAAGGAGCGCTTCGCGGAGGCCGTGCGGCGCGTCGCCGAACTGAGCCGGGCCGGACAGGGGCCGGCCGGCGGCCTCGTCGACCAGGTACCCGTGGAGCTGGGCGGGGTGACCCGGTTCGTGCCCATCGCCGACATCACCTACGTCGAGGCCCAGGGCGACTACGCCCGGCTGCACACCCCGCGCGGCAGCCACCTGGTGCGGGTCGCGCTGTCCACGCTGGAGGAGCAGTGGCGCTCCCGCGGCTTCGTGCGCATCCACCGCAGCCGCCTGGTGGCCCTCGCCAGGATCGAGGAACTCCGTGTGGAGGGCGGCAACCTGAGCGTCCGGATCGGCGACCGGGTCCTCGCCGTCAGCCGGCGCAACGCCCGGGACCTGCGCGACCTGCTGGCCCGCCACGCCCAGGGCGCACGCTGA
- a CDS encoding PP2C family protein-serine/threonine phosphatase — protein MIQARHHRSEHRPARSSGHRWTGPLPAGHRAAIRRTAVHRAAAGRAPARRRARLAAVAPVLPGLPVLPVLSVLPVLPVLVVAVVVLVGVIGGAGVVWLPLLAAGPALAATTNGPRGVLCVGMLAGVLGVAQGLRDEVPGRELAAVLAALLAVTAASGLASALRGRRERVLAAVRSVAEAAQHALLKPVPDTVGPFQVAVRYSAAAAEARIGGDLYALVSTPHGVRLIVGDVRGKGLPAVGTAALVLGVFREAAYDEPDLLAVVGRIERSLARNLGPDDFVTAVVAGYPRPGRLEVVNCGHAPPLLISASLDVAPVEPTHPAPPLGLRALSGESPRLQCLPFADGDQLLLYTDGVTEARDHAREFYPLAEGVARHVCEEPARTLTALHDELLTHVGGRLHDDAALLLLRRGTPPAPPPPTATTPEPVTDAA, from the coding sequence ATGATCCAGGCCCGACACCATCGCAGCGAGCACCGGCCGGCGCGGTCGTCCGGACACCGGTGGACCGGCCCCCTGCCGGCGGGCCACCGGGCGGCGATCCGCCGGACGGCGGTCCACCGGGCAGCGGCCGGCCGGGCGCCGGCTCGCCGTCGCGCCCGGCTCGCCGCCGTCGCGCCGGTCCTGCCCGGTCTGCCGGTCCTGCCGGTCCTGTCTGTGCTGCCTGTGCTGCCGGTCCTGGTCGTGGCCGTCGTCGTGCTCGTCGGCGTCATAGGAGGCGCGGGGGTGGTCTGGCTGCCGCTGCTGGCGGCCGGACCCGCGCTGGCGGCGACCACCAACGGGCCGCGCGGGGTCCTGTGCGTCGGGATGCTGGCCGGGGTGCTGGGCGTGGCGCAGGGCCTGCGGGACGAGGTGCCCGGCCGTGAGCTGGCGGCCGTGCTGGCCGCCCTGCTGGCCGTCACCGCTGCCAGCGGCCTGGCCAGCGCGCTGCGCGGGCGCCGGGAACGGGTCCTCGCCGCGGTCCGCTCGGTCGCGGAGGCCGCCCAGCACGCCCTGCTCAAGCCCGTCCCGGACACCGTCGGCCCGTTCCAGGTGGCCGTGCGCTACAGCGCCGCTGCGGCGGAGGCGAGGATCGGCGGGGACCTCTACGCCCTGGTCTCCACCCCGCACGGGGTGCGGCTGATCGTCGGCGACGTGCGCGGCAAGGGGCTGCCCGCCGTGGGGACCGCCGCCCTCGTGCTCGGCGTCTTCCGCGAGGCCGCCTACGACGAGCCCGACCTCCTGGCGGTGGTCGGCCGCATCGAGCGGAGCCTCGCGCGCAACCTCGGCCCCGACGACTTCGTCACCGCCGTGGTCGCCGGATACCCGCGCCCCGGCCGCCTGGAGGTCGTCAACTGCGGGCACGCCCCGCCGCTGCTGATATCCGCGTCCCTCGACGTCGCGCCGGTGGAGCCGACCCACCCCGCGCCGCCGCTCGGCCTGCGCGCCCTCTCCGGCGAGTCGCCCCGCCTCCAGTGCCTGCCCTTCGCCGACGGCGACCAACTGCTGCTGTACACGGACGGGGTCACCGAGGCCCGCGACCACGCCCGCGAGTTCTACCCGCTCGCCGAGGGCGTGGCCCGGCACGTCTGCGAGGAACCGGCCCGCACCCTCACCGCCCTCCACGACGAACTGCTGACCCACGTCGGCGGCCGTCTCCACGACGACGCGGCCCTCCTCCTGCTCCGCAGGGGAACGCCCCCCGCCCCGCCCCCGCCCACGGCGACGACCCCCGAGCCGGTCACGGACGCGGCATGA